One [Clostridium] saccharolyticum WM1 DNA segment encodes these proteins:
- a CDS encoding carbohydrate ABC transporter permease produces MKGRNATQRDFINGLLFSSPWILGFLAFSVYPLISSLYYSLAKFNAVTAPQWVGLDNFKDIFSDPLVWKSLGNTLFMAFVSTPINLFVALLLASIVCADFKGRGFVRTAFFLPSVIPMVAATMVWIWMFDPTYGYINNVLSWFGISGPAWLMDAHYTKWALVLMGTWNTGTMMLVCMSALQSVPRSYYESAEIDGAGRIARFFHITVPCIAHVLVYQAILSTINAFQYFQQVYIIVTANAGVKGGSAAGGPENSILMYPLYVFHNAFTYLKMGKASAMAWQLFLIVAVLTVILTKVTRKATENAGGE; encoded by the coding sequence ATGAAGGGACGAAACGCGACACAGCGGGATTTTATAAACGGGCTGCTGTTTTCATCTCCGTGGATTCTGGGCTTTCTGGCTTTTAGCGTATATCCGCTCATAAGCTCTCTGTATTACAGCCTGGCAAAGTTCAATGCCGTGACAGCTCCGCAGTGGGTAGGACTTGATAATTTTAAAGACATCTTCAGTGATCCCCTTGTTTGGAAAAGTTTGGGAAATACCTTATTTATGGCCTTTGTATCTACGCCCATCAACCTGTTTGTAGCACTGCTTCTGGCCAGCATCGTATGCGCTGATTTTAAGGGGCGTGGGTTTGTCAGGACCGCTTTTTTCCTGCCTTCCGTAATCCCCATGGTTGCGGCAACCATGGTATGGATCTGGATGTTTGACCCAACCTACGGTTACATCAATAACGTACTAAGCTGGTTTGGAATCAGCGGGCCGGCTTGGCTCATGGATGCCCATTATACCAAGTGGGCACTGGTGCTTATGGGGACCTGGAACACAGGAACCATGATGCTGGTCTGCATGTCAGCCCTGCAGTCGGTACCCAGAAGCTACTATGAATCCGCAGAGATCGACGGAGCAGGAAGAATTGCCAGGTTTTTTCATATTACCGTACCATGCATTGCTCATGTGCTGGTATATCAGGCCATTTTAAGTACCATCAATGCATTCCAGTACTTCCAGCAGGTTTATATCATTGTTACTGCAAATGCCGGGGTAAAAGGAGGAAGCGCCGCAGGCGGTCCTGAGAATTCTATTCTCATGTATCCCCTGTATGTGTTCCATAATGCATTTACCTATTTAAAGATGGGGAAGGCTTCGGCAATGGCGTGGCAGCTGTTTCTCATTGTTGCAGTCCTTACAGTTATTTTGACAAAAGTAACAAGAAAAGCAACAGAAAATGCCGGAGGTGAATAA
- a CDS encoding beta-mannosidase yields MRKTQSLNGIWEWHWDGDSCNPLYTGEVPGSVISDMLQHKLIQDPYWRCNEYTVRELMGRNCLYGRTFPVSEEELKFSCAELVCEGLDTIASIRINGCLIAETRDMHRTYRLPVKEYLQEGENRIEILFKSPLEFVRNEDEGNDIFYASTGCIRGNAALRKAHYMFGWDWGPQLPDMGIFRDIAIEYWDHAKIQDVRIRQDHEDSRKVGLMFEVTINQLSIHEDSRKNGNTWYTETEITDPIGAAVIKKVRSSREWQFEETITEPKLWWPNGLGGQPLYKIRIRLLDEAGACHDTYECRIGLRTVTVSTDQVERKTFEDKYESGNEFAITVNGIKIFTMGANYIPEDNILSRVTKERTARLIEDCAAANFNCLRVWGGGYYPDDYFYDKCDEQGILVWQDLMFGCNVYALNDSFEEDIVEETKDNVRRLRHHACLALWCGNNEMEWGWADEWARLKGHHPRYKADYTKIFEYILPRAIRACDDITFYWPSSPSSGGAFDDPNGISRGDQHYWEVWHSGKPFTEYGDFSFCSEYGFQSFPHSKTIASFTLPEDRNIFSRVMESHQKNPAANGKILNYIADYFLYPKDTDSLAYISQILQLKAIEYGVGHWRRKRGQCMGSLYWQLNDCWPVASWASIDYYGRWKALHYGARRFYAPFTISIEEEKELSPLVSYYVHNDTRDEEWCRTEILLKDHKFRILWEKAWEGSIRELSAVKVMEADFSSWTGDETLRSSVFTTFRLYKGETLMEERTVLFVKPKHFNYMAPAYDVSVTESEQSFYITVKASGFCQYVELYFKDYDIIFSDNFFDITAPEGITVCVNKADFRCHMTPDLVKDNLVVRSVADSYGS; encoded by the coding sequence ATGAGAAAAACACAATCATTAAATGGAATTTGGGAATGGCATTGGGATGGAGATTCGTGCAATCCCCTGTATACCGGAGAAGTGCCGGGATCCGTGATCAGTGATATGCTTCAACATAAACTGATCCAGGACCCCTATTGGAGATGCAATGAATATACGGTCCGGGAGCTGATGGGAAGAAACTGCCTTTATGGGAGAACTTTTCCGGTGTCAGAAGAGGAATTGAAGTTTTCCTGTGCAGAGCTTGTTTGCGAGGGATTGGATACCATTGCTTCCATCCGGATCAATGGCTGCCTGATAGCAGAAACCAGGGATATGCACAGAACTTACCGTCTTCCTGTGAAGGAATATTTGCAGGAGGGAGAAAACCGGATTGAGATATTATTTAAATCTCCCCTGGAGTTTGTAAGGAACGAGGATGAAGGGAATGATATTTTCTATGCATCCACCGGCTGTATCCGGGGGAATGCGGCGCTTCGCAAGGCCCATTATATGTTTGGATGGGACTGGGGTCCGCAGCTTCCCGATATGGGGATATTCCGGGATATTGCCATCGAATATTGGGACCATGCAAAAATCCAGGATGTCCGCATCAGGCAGGATCATGAGGACAGCAGGAAAGTAGGGCTGATGTTTGAAGTGACAATAAATCAGCTTTCGATTCATGAGGATAGCCGGAAAAACGGGAACACATGGTATACCGAGACAGAGATAACAGATCCAATAGGAGCGGCTGTAATAAAAAAAGTCCGCAGCAGCAGGGAATGGCAGTTTGAAGAAACTATCACAGAGCCGAAGCTTTGGTGGCCTAACGGTCTGGGAGGCCAGCCTTTATATAAGATACGAATCCGCCTGCTTGATGAGGCGGGAGCCTGCCATGACACCTATGAGTGCCGGATCGGCCTTCGGACGGTGACGGTGAGTACGGATCAGGTTGAAAGAAAAACTTTTGAGGACAAATATGAATCCGGAAATGAATTTGCCATTACGGTCAATGGAATAAAAATTTTTACAATGGGAGCCAACTATATTCCGGAAGATAATATTTTATCAAGAGTGACAAAGGAAAGGACGGCACGTCTGATTGAGGATTGTGCTGCCGCAAATTTTAATTGCTTAAGGGTCTGGGGCGGAGGTTATTACCCTGATGATTATTTCTATGACAAATGCGATGAACAGGGGATTTTAGTATGGCAGGACTTAATGTTCGGCTGCAACGTCTATGCATTAAATGACAGTTTCGAAGAAGACATTGTGGAAGAAACGAAAGACAATGTCCGCCGGTTAAGACACCATGCCTGTCTGGCCTTATGGTGCGGAAATAATGAAATGGAATGGGGCTGGGCAGATGAATGGGCCAGGTTAAAAGGCCATCATCCAAGGTATAAGGCGGACTATACAAAGATTTTTGAATACATTCTGCCCCGTGCAATCAGAGCCTGTGACGACATCACGTTTTACTGGCCATCTTCCCCGTCATCGGGTGGAGCCTTTGACGATCCCAATGGAATCAGCCGGGGGGATCAGCATTACTGGGAGGTATGGCATTCCGGAAAGCCCTTTACGGAGTACGGGGATTTCAGCTTCTGTTCGGAATACGGATTCCAATCCTTTCCCCACAGCAAGACCATAGCTTCCTTTACCCTGCCTGAGGACCGTAATATTTTCAGCAGGGTCATGGAATCCCATCAGAAAAATCCGGCTGCAAACGGAAAAATATTAAATTATATAGCGGATTACTTCCTTTATCCAAAGGACACGGATTCCCTGGCTTATATTTCCCAGATCCTGCAGCTAAAGGCCATAGAATATGGGGTGGGGCACTGGAGGAGAAAACGGGGCCAATGCATGGGCTCCCTTTACTGGCAGCTCAATGACTGCTGGCCGGTGGCATCCTGGGCCAGCATTGATTATTACGGACGCTGGAAAGCGCTTCATTACGGGGCACGCAGATTTTATGCTCCCTTTACTATTTCCATTGAAGAAGAAAAGGAGCTCTCCCCTCTTGTCTCCTATTATGTTCATAATGATACCAGGGACGAAGAATGGTGCAGAACGGAAATTCTGTTAAAGGACCATAAGTTTCGTATATTATGGGAAAAAGCCTGGGAAGGCTCCATACGGGAACTTTCTGCTGTAAAAGTCATGGAAGCAGATTTCTCTTCCTGGACGGGGGATGAAACTCTTCGCTCTTCCGTTTTTACCACGTTCCGTTTATACAAGGGAGAGACTCTCATGGAGGAACGGACGGTGCTGTTTGTAAAACCAAAACATTTCAATTACATGGCCCCGGCCTACGATGTTTCGGTTACAGAATCGGAGCAGAGTTTTTATATCACGGTGAAAGCATCCGGTTTCTGTCAGTATGTGGAGCTTTATTTTAAGGACTATGACATAATTTTCTCTGACAATTTTTTTGATATCACAGCACCGGAAGGAATTACGGTATGTGTGAATAAAGCGGACTTTCGGTGCCATATGACCCCGGACCTGGTAAAGGATAATCTGGTGGTGCGGAGTGTGGCCGACAGCTATGGAAGCTGA
- a CDS encoding helix-turn-helix transcriptional regulator, protein MGYVSDNLNLLSDIAKCIAMQFGENCEVVLHDLTLPYDQTIVAIWNGHVTGRKVGDGGTNAGLEILKGSASPDDQYSYINATPTGRILRSSSKYFRDEYGKVNGSLCINFDITEMIKCENTLKSFTCSGSSTIPQSPELFVGNVDELLEIMMKEAVNMTGKSVGNLTKEEKVAVVHTLDGKGFFLIKKAAEKLADFLGLSRYSIYNYLNESTH, encoded by the coding sequence ATGGGATATGTTTCTGATAACTTAAACCTGTTGTCTGATATTGCCAAATGCATTGCTATGCAATTTGGAGAAAACTGTGAAGTGGTTCTCCACGATCTTACCCTGCCCTATGACCAGACGATCGTAGCCATCTGGAACGGACATGTAACCGGAAGAAAGGTGGGAGACGGCGGTACCAATGCCGGATTGGAAATTTTAAAGGGATCGGCGTCACCGGATGACCAATACAGCTATATCAACGCCACGCCAACCGGCCGGATCTTACGTTCTTCCAGCAAGTACTTTCGTGACGAATATGGAAAAGTCAATGGGAGTCTGTGCATTAATTTCGATATTACAGAGATGATCAAATGTGAAAACACCTTAAAGTCCTTTACCTGCTCAGGCTCATCCACCATTCCCCAGTCTCCGGAACTGTTTGTAGGAAATGTTGATGAACTGCTGGAAATCATGATGAAAGAAGCAGTAAACATGACTGGAAAATCCGTGGGAAATTTGACAAAAGAAGAAAAAGTGGCTGTGGTCCATACTCTGGATGGCAAGGGTTTTTTCCTGATCAAGAAGGCGGCAGAAAAGCTTGCAGACTTTCTGGGATTGTCCAGATACAGCATTTATAATTATCTGAATGAAAGCACTCATTAA
- a CDS encoding carbohydrate ABC transporter permease, translated as MKKMISKILFFALVAILALIFISPFMVMALTSFKTNNDAFTIPVKLFPRQWVKENYPAAFAAIPYFKYMGNTVFITAISLIGQLLVTPMVAYSLAKIKWKGADIISGLVMATMMIPITVTMVPLYKIYSKLGLTNTYVPLILPAFFGKAYYIVIVRQFFTGIPNSLIEAGKIDGATEFQRYYKIALPLCKPVLTTIGIYAFLDAWSDYLYPLIFITKPGMYTLSLGLQQYMSEYSVDWARLMAAAVVFVLPVIVCFGIFQKNFVEGIATSGLKA; from the coding sequence ATGAAAAAAATGATAAGCAAAATTTTATTTTTTGCTCTGGTTGCCATTCTGGCTTTGATTTTCATATCACCCTTTATGGTAATGGCACTTACTTCTTTTAAAACCAACAACGATGCGTTCACCATTCCGGTGAAGCTGTTTCCCCGTCAATGGGTGAAGGAAAATTATCCGGCGGCATTTGCAGCGATCCCATACTTTAAATACATGGGAAATACGGTGTTCATCACGGCCATTTCCCTTATAGGGCAGCTTCTGGTGACGCCAATGGTGGCATATTCCTTAGCAAAGATCAAATGGAAAGGTGCAGACATTATTTCAGGACTTGTCATGGCCACCATGATGATTCCCATAACGGTTACCATGGTGCCATTGTATAAGATCTATTCAAAGCTGGGACTGACCAATACTTACGTTCCCCTGATCCTTCCTGCATTTTTTGGAAAGGCATATTATATTGTTATTGTCCGGCAGTTTTTTACAGGCATTCCAAACAGTTTGATCGAGGCAGGAAAGATCGACGGAGCAACGGAATTCCAGCGTTATTACAAAATCGCACTGCCTCTGTGCAAGCCTGTTTTGACTACCATCGGGATCTATGCTTTTTTGGATGCGTGGAGTGATTACTTGTATCCTTTGATTTTCATAACAAAACCTGGTATGTATACACTTTCTCTGGGACTCCAGCAGTATATGAGTGAGTATTCCGTGGATTGGGCAAGGCTGATGGCGGCAGCAGTCGTATTTGTTCTTCCGGTCATTGTCTGCTTCGGGATTTTCCAGAAAAACTTTGTGGAAGGAATAGCAACCAGCGGCTTAAAGGCGTAA
- a CDS encoding ABC transporter substrate-binding protein — MKRAISIIMAAGMAALAVTGCGGGSAAQTQTTSAQTTAASGETTGGETTAQAENKETQVITFWYNNTGDEAAVYEKAISEYNASQSKYKVEGLSVTDAQKVIVAMSSNESPDVIKISNQTVVQYQKNGLLESLQPYADKESFDSSIYSEQALNANTIDRNIYALPLDAYTIQMYYNKELLKEAGYSEPPKTMEEMYEMAVKATKVDGSGNIEVLGYPLFPYASARQELIYGFGGRWWDEESNVTPDNPGILDSLNMNVKYRDQFGGKALDGFIGTANTNRYTEQDMFFQGKQLFRLDGSWLPTMMKNFNSTVDYGITLIPGTQANPELRGTSRYETDSVAVPAMAKNKEGAWDFTKWLCSQEGAKIIDLGTGNLPAVKALYDDADIKAVPGFTEFIDALKLEKGIQYPAMADFDEYISMINATLDTVYSGAKTPEEALKALADQSANLK, encoded by the coding sequence ATGAAAAGAGCAATCAGTATTATTATGGCGGCAGGCATGGCTGCATTGGCAGTCACAGGCTGCGGCGGCGGTTCAGCGGCACAGACCCAGACCACTTCGGCACAGACAACGGCAGCCAGTGGGGAAACAACCGGAGGGGAAACAACCGCTCAGGCTGAAAACAAAGAGACACAGGTAATCACCTTCTGGTACAACAACACAGGCGATGAAGCGGCTGTCTATGAGAAGGCCATCAGTGAGTACAATGCTTCCCAGAGCAAATACAAGGTAGAAGGGTTAAGCGTTACGGATGCCCAGAAAGTAATTGTTGCCATGAGCAGCAACGAATCCCCCGATGTCATCAAAATCAGCAACCAGACCGTGGTGCAGTATCAGAAGAATGGCTTGCTGGAAAGCCTTCAGCCATATGCTGACAAGGAATCCTTTGATTCCTCCATTTATTCAGAGCAGGCTTTGAATGCTAATACCATTGACAGAAACATTTATGCGCTTCCCCTTGATGCTTATACCATCCAGATGTATTACAACAAGGAGCTTCTGAAGGAAGCCGGTTATTCGGAGCCGCCAAAAACCATGGAAGAGATGTATGAGATGGCAGTAAAGGCGACAAAGGTAGACGGCAGCGGAAATATTGAGGTGCTTGGATATCCCTTGTTCCCATATGCTTCAGCCAGACAGGAGCTGATCTACGGCTTCGGCGGAAGATGGTGGGATGAGGAATCAAATGTTACCCCGGATAACCCCGGTATTTTAGACAGTCTTAATATGAATGTAAAATACAGAGACCAGTTTGGCGGAAAGGCTCTGGATGGGTTTATCGGTACGGCAAATACAAACCGCTATACAGAACAGGATATGTTTTTCCAGGGCAAGCAGTTGTTCCGGCTTGACGGTTCCTGGCTGCCCACCATGATGAAAAACTTTAATTCCACCGTTGATTACGGCATCACCCTGATTCCCGGTACACAGGCAAATCCGGAGCTGAGAGGAACCAGCCGGTATGAGACCGACTCTGTGGCAGTGCCGGCAATGGCTAAAAATAAAGAGGGAGCCTGGGATTTCACAAAATGGCTCTGCAGTCAGGAAGGTGCCAAGATCATTGATCTTGGAACAGGAAATCTTCCGGCTGTAAAAGCTTTATACGATGATGCTGATATCAAAGCAGTTCCTGGATTTACGGAATTTATTGATGCGCTGAAGCTGGAAAAAGGCATCCAGTATCCGGCAATGGCAGATTTTGATGAATACATATCTATGATCAATGCAACACTTGATACCGTCTACTCAGGTGCAAAAACTCCTGAAGAGGCACTGAAAGCTCTTGCAGATCAGAGTGCAAATTTAAAATAA